From one Flavobacteriales bacterium genomic stretch:
- a CDS encoding AbgT family transporter, whose product MSKQKRSGVDRFLAIIERAGNALPHPATLFAILALAVVLISWIADLSGMSAIHPATGEPVTPKNLLSAEGLHFILTKMVVNFTGFAPLGTVLVALLGIGIAEGSGLIGAVLRAVVLASPKKLLTFVIVFSGVMSNAASEVGYVLLVPLAAVIFLAAGRHPLAGLAAAFAGVSGGYSANLLLGTIDPLLAGLSQEAARIIQPDYLVNPACNYYFMFVSTFVIAGLGTWVTERIVVPRLGEYKGDEKPEEIRNATPQERKGMLYAMLTVLAVVGIILWGLIPEAGFLRDPKTGEILHSPFMSGIVALIFLSASLAGIAYGIGAGTFKSDNDVMKGMAKSMETLGSYIVLVFFAAQFVAYFNETRLGLILAIKGADILKAANLGPIPLMLCFVLISATINLIMGSASAKWAIMAPVFIPMFMLLGYSPEFTQMAYRVGDSVTNIISPMMSYFALIVAFIARYDKKAGIGTVISTMIPYSIVFLIGWSVMLVVWVLLELPIGPGASMFIK is encoded by the coding sequence CGGCATGAGCGCCATACACCCAGCGACTGGCGAGCCTGTGACGCCGAAGAACCTGCTCAGCGCCGAGGGCCTGCACTTCATCCTCACCAAGATGGTGGTGAATTTCACGGGCTTCGCGCCGCTGGGCACCGTGCTGGTGGCGCTGCTGGGCATCGGCATCGCCGAGGGCAGCGGACTGATCGGCGCCGTGCTGCGCGCTGTGGTGCTGGCCTCGCCCAAGAAGCTGCTCACCTTCGTGATCGTCTTCTCCGGGGTGATGAGCAATGCCGCGAGCGAGGTGGGTTATGTGCTGCTGGTGCCCCTCGCTGCCGTGATCTTCCTCGCCGCCGGACGGCACCCGCTTGCCGGCCTGGCTGCTGCATTCGCAGGCGTGAGCGGGGGCTATAGTGCCAACCTGCTCCTGGGCACCATCGACCCGCTGCTAGCAGGCTTGAGCCAGGAAGCCGCGCGCATCATTCAGCCCGATTACCTGGTGAACCCCGCCTGCAACTACTACTTCATGTTCGTGAGCACCTTCGTCATCGCCGGTCTGGGCACATGGGTCACCGAGCGCATCGTGGTGCCGCGCTTGGGCGAGTACAAGGGCGATGAGAAGCCGGAGGAGATCCGCAACGCCACGCCACAGGAGCGCAAGGGCATGCTTTACGCGATGCTCACCGTGCTCGCCGTGGTGGGAATCATCCTGTGGGGACTGATCCCCGAAGCTGGATTCCTGCGCGACCCCAAGACCGGTGAGATCCTCCATTCGCCCTTCATGAGCGGCATCGTGGCGCTGATCTTCCTGAGCGCATCACTGGCGGGCATCGCCTACGGCATCGGCGCGGGCACATTCAAGAGCGACAACGATGTGATGAAGGGAATGGCAAAGAGCATGGAGACCCTCGGCAGCTACATCGTGCTCGTGTTCTTCGCAGCGCAGTTCGTGGCCTATTTCAACGAGACGCGGCTGGGCCTCATCCTCGCGATCAAGGGCGCTGATATCCTGAAAGCTGCGAACCTCGGCCCCATCCCGCTCATGCTCTGCTTCGTGCTCATCAGCGCCACGATCAACCTGATCATGGGCAGCGCCAGCGCGAAGTGGGCCATCATGGCGCCGGTCTTCATCCCCATGTTCATGCTGCTGGGCTATTCGCCGGAGTTCACGCAGATGGCCTATCGCGTGGGCGACAGCGTCACCAATATCATCAGTCCCATGATGAGCTATTTCGCACTCATCGTGGCCTTCATCGCGCGCTACGACAAGAAGGCGGGCATCGGCACCGTGATCAGCACAATGATCCCCTACTCCATCGTCTTCCTCATCGGCTGGAGCGTGATGCTGGTGGTCTGGGTGCTGCTCGAACTGCCCATCGGCCCCGGGGCGAGCATGTTCATCAAGTAG